The genome window GAACTTTAAGAGATTTTTCTGAGCGCCAGAATCCATCTTGCGTATCCTAACTGGTAGCATTTCTGGTTTGATTGTTGCACTGCGCGTAACTGTAAAAACCTAAAGAGTGCAGGTGCTCAGGTGACAGTGAGCTTCTCTCCCTCCAGGACATTTACACCAGATGGTGCCTGAGGATTATAAATGACCCCAGTCACTTAAACCACAGGCTTTCCCCACAACTGCCTTCTGTCAGATGGTCCTAGAGCATTGGAGAGGAAACAGACTCAAGACATGACAAGACTACTGAATAACCACACACTGAAGTATTTTGATATTAAAGTTCTCCACCCTGAAACATTTCTAATTTGTTGGCTGTTGCCCTATTTCTTTGGTCGGCTATTGAGAAGTTGAATGCCACGCTGGCATCAAAAGGTGGTATCGCAAGTGTATTTAATAGGGGTAAATATCAACAATCTTAATAAACAACACAAGGGTCAGGGTTTagaattaagtttttaaaaaaatctacaatacttttttttttttttttttctaaaaaagtgCTTAGCTTcagcaaaattttttaaaaccagAAGTGGTGCCAAAGATTAATTccttcctccaggtactctggtgtAAAGGCACCAACCAAGCCCCCCcaaacatacactcacacactcacatacacatacgCAGTGTAAGCTGATTGGCTATTTCAAACTGCCCATACTGTATGATCAAGTTTGTGTACACTTGTGCCCATCCATGCAGTACCCTGGCTTGTGCCATGAGTCCCGTGGCATAGGCACCAGGTCCCCTGGAAAGCAGTACACCAAAAAAGCCCAGGTGAATGTAAGTTGTATAACTTTGTCAGTAAAATAGTCCAAGCTGTTTTTTTCGAAGCTGTTTTTCTTGCGTCCAGCTTTTTGGGATGAGTTTCCTGTTTGCATCTTACAACATCCCCTTAGATGATGTCACATAAATTATGTCACATTATTTCTATTAAGCAGTTCCACTATTGTGGATCAGTAACATACATTTTTGACTTGTATATATTAGGCCAGAAAATAATTGTccctttaaatgtttaaatgtaccAATTTACCAGATGCCTGGCCTAATTTCTAAATATTCAAACTACTATTTATCTTAAACCTGAAATCTAAATGTAAGTCTACATTGATTTTATTTCTACAacaataagaaatataaaatatttcataaataaatttgacaaaataaacaatttggTTGTGTGTTGTTATTAAGTCAGACATGTTCTAACTTGCTATTTTTGCCAGTTATCTGGTGGCCTTTCCTCAGGAAGCTCAGGGAGACAGGCGCCTCCCATCACACTCCCAGAGTCTCACACCGCTATATCACACACCACTGCTTCATATGCACTGCTGAGAAAGGCTGGATTCAACCTGttccctttaaaaacatttttttaatatttttctcatTATGTCTACGGATTTGTTTCGTCTGTAACCTTTGTAGGAAACTGGAGCTTTAGTAGGATACCGTCAAATCATGTGGAAAATATGAGTGCAGGTAAagtttttatcataaaaaactttgttttaggTTATCTGCAGGCATGTTTTCATTTACTAATGTTTCTCAAATTTGCCATATTTTCTAAAACTCTTAATAGGAACATAGCgcttaattttacttttaacgTAGATGTCTATTTCTGCAAAGTAGTctgtaaaattaaacaaagaacTGTACAACTTCTGAtagaaaagttaatttaaaaggCTAAAGGGCTATAAGTAATGCATAAAAATGGTGACTTAAAGAGATTTTAAGTGCATTTGTATTACATTTGACTTAATGTAATGAATTTCAtatatgtgttttattaaaactgaaTTGACAGATTTTGTTCTCATGAATAAACTTTGATCATAAATTATAAACAAGATGACCGAAATCTTCTGTATGTTTCAGAATTACGGGAGTGTTACATGAATCCCAAATCCCAGATCCAAGCCCGACTTCTCAATGGGCAATCTGGTCACCCAGTGCCTGAAAAGAGCTGCCAGAATCAGGGATATAAACCATCTATTTTCTCCAAAGGAAAAGCAAACCTAACACAGGGTCATGGTTTCAATAATTACCTGAAGAGACACATTAAACAGAACCTAAGGCCTGCTAAGTCAGAACAGCACCTACGGAAAAGCCATAGGAAGGAGGTACAGACACAATGGGAGGAATCACAACTTACAGAGGACGTGGAACAAAGGCGGGAGCAAAAACCAAGGACgaacattaaatgtaaagagGGCTCTATGCAATGGGAGGAGCGTGTACAAGGAGATCAGGAAGAACAGGACAGCATACTAGAACAGGGAGATGAGTTGGGCTGTGGGGAGGAGCTGGCACAAGGGAATGGGTTAGATTGGCAAGTGGGTTTAGAAGAGATTAAAGGATTTAATTTAACTGAAGGACAAGACTTATTGAAGCTTCTCTCTGACTCCTGCAGTAAAGCAGAGGAGGAAATACAAGGAGTGAAGAGCCAGCTACATATGGAAGAGGAAGGGAAGGAAGTGGGTGTAAATGGTAACAAAAGATCACATGTGACACATGTTGATTCCAGACTCTCGTCTAAATACTCGTTTCATAAGCAAATAGTGCATAAAGATggaataaagcaaaacaaaacgcAGACAGCTGTAATGCTGTCTGACAAAACATATGCTCATGAGATGCTCACTGatcaaaaaatgttaaatggatTTTACCAAAATAGTTCTCACATAAATGGACTTAACACAGATGATTTGACCCCAGAACGAACTGACATAATTAGTATGTTCCCAGAGTTGTGTGATGCGGGTGAGGCATTGGCGGATGCTGATGGCTTTTTAGACTGTGATCTTTTTGAACATATTGAACCCTCTTGGAAGTCAGGAGTCGAAGATGTGGGTGACTGTGGAGATACTGGTATGCTGCCTGTGGAAGAGGACTCAGAGAACTCGAGTGGATCTTTATCTACTTTTGTGGAAGAGGGCAGTGACATGGTAGAGGAACAGGACCAAAAGGATCAGGTGAAAAGCCTTTCATTTTGCAGACATTCCCATTCAGATCCAACAGTTTATTCAAAACCTGAGAGAGAAGCTGAATTATTGTCTGAGGTTTCTGATCAATGCTTCACTTCATTCTGCTCACCTGAGTCTGAGGTGACCTCAGATGAAATGGAAAAATACGAGACCAGgcaaaatcaggaaaaaactCAGGATGGGTCAGAAACTGTACAAGCTGTACCTTATGAGTTAGCAAGTGTGCCTCCCATTGTTTCTATGCAACCTGAAGAGCAAAAGTCACAGCAGGTGGAAGAGGAGCATTTTGTTGGACAAGAGGGAGAAAAGACAGATATTCTATGTGGTCAGTCATTTTTGGCAAAAATGTTAGAAGAACATGTGTATGAAGAAACTGAGCCAAACTTTCAAACCAAAGACTTTTTGCAGAGCAGGAAGTATTTTATGACGCGATCCATATCCGTAGAAACTCCCAGACTGGATCCACTGAATCCCACAATATCCGGAAAAGGACGTTTAATGCTACACCCACAGTCATACTACACACGACACAATTACCTTGGAGATAGTTTGCCTGCTTTGACTGGTTCACTAGGGTGTCTCTCACCAGGAGGGCCTTGCCCCCCTGCTGTGGAAATACCACCTCCCTTTGAGCTGTCTTCTATCACAAGACGACCAATCCGAAAGAGTACACCTGCTCTCCCAAGTGATGTGACTGCCTGCAATAGGAAACTTGACTTTGGCCTTAAACGTTACTTCTTACCATTACGATTTCTGAGGAAAACTGAGAGACGGACAGATAGCCGCTCAGTGTCATCTAGGTCCTCTTCAGAATCAAGTCCACAGGGATCTTGCCGGAGGTTAAATTTAATAAGGCAATGTACAGAAAGTCCTGAGCTTCACAGGGCACATGACAGCTCAGTTCTATCATCCCCAGCTTCCCTACGTTTACACAAGAAAATGCCAAGGCAAGGAATTAGCACACCTGTGAATAACAATTTTGGATCAACTAGTCCAAACTCATGGGATATGTCAGATGACTTGCTCAATTCCCTTTTTGTACAACCCTTCCCCCTTTCCAAACCTCGCTCCTTCTCTTCCCCTAATGTGGACTCATCAATTTATgagaacattttaaacacaaaccCCCATTATGAAAATGTGCAGGTTCGCCTCTTATCTCCCTCCAATCAGAATCAACGAAACCAGAGTTCAGCCAATGACACTGATGGCTATGTGGATATGAGCAGCCTACCAGGATTTCAGAGCATAAGCCCAGCAAATGAACAGGAGACAGAGAGGTACATATCTATATTTTACTacttacatgaaaaaaaataatttttgttaagATGTAATGAAAAACTATTGAGGGTATTGGAATTGGGTTCCAGAGTAGTGCACCAGAGAAACAATCACCATATCAGTGAGAGATCACAAGATTAGATCCCATCATTTCCACAGCTATCCGTTGTTGGTAGCCAAGGCAGTAAAAATGGCCATACTTTTTGGGTGACAGGGATGGCATACTGAGTGGAAGTGATGTCATACTGGGAGGAAATGATGGCAAGTAAACAAGATTGGTGTGCTCTCTGGTTGTGGATGGCATACCCTCTATCCAATGTCAATCACACCACCCAATAATATGTAAGCTATATACTGTTTTTGGAAGAGAGTAGCTATCAATTTTTCTCTAAATGTGTGTTATGCTACCCTGTGATACAGCATGAGATGTAGTGGACAGGTTTCATATAGTTAGGGGAAGCACTTTCCCTGGTTTGTAGCTGCGGAATGATAGAGGACAGCTTTATTGGTGGGAACTAAGcagaaaatagaagaaaaactccataatTTTCCTGGTGTTAAGGTCTACCAATCCACTGATTTTGTGTGCATgtacttaaatttaaaatacattacacTCTGCGTGTCTCTGAGTTACctgtcttttctatttttcagtGCTTATACAATCTGCTCTCCAATGGTGAGGTCAGATGGATCAGTGAGTGTATCTGTAGGTTTAGTGAGTACaaaagaggaggagaaaaaagcaTCTGAACGACTGGTAAGCCCCGCACAGGGGTCTATATGTTGAGTCTATATATGTAAATTACTAGTGATATATGTAATTACTAGTACTAAAAAACTAATGCTCTTTTTCTCTGATTTCAGACTGTTAATTGTTCTAGAGTATTTTACCTTGTGAAAGAGCTGCTGGACAGCGAGACACAGTAAGTACACTTACAGTAGTTCAACAAGTGAACATAGAAACAGCAGCACTTTtggaagaagtaaaaaaaacatatagggGTACGTGGGAAGAGTGGATTTAGGAAAAAATGGATCATAGTTGAAGAGGAAAATGGCCAGTCCTGTGAAGGCTACCCTAATGGCATGATGGGGTTATGGGGGACTGAGAACAGCTGCAATTATCCTTGTTTACAGAACAATTAAAACAACACTGCAGAAACAGAAATCCTAGATTGTAATACATCAAATCCATGAGCAATTTATAGTGACAGTTAAGTgacattgttctttttttggACTAAATTGTGAATTCAGCTATTCATAGTTTAAACACAGAAGACATgaataatgcaataaaaagaagcaggtgaTAGTGTTGTCACAGAGTCATAGTGAAATAAATTTAAGGTTACTGAGGCCTATAGAAACATCAGAAATCATAAAATTTATGCCACTCTAAACATATTATGTTCCAGAAACACATTTCCTCAACTAAAGTGGAAACACAAATTTCAGACTCACAGAAACTCATTATTAAGTATATCTTTTTTTGATCAATTTTTCTGTTGCCACTTTAACTTAATTGGTTTCTACTTGAAACTAATGAAACTGTACCAAGTATCTTGTATtatatctttatttctctttttaaggCATGTTAAGACATTACAGCTTTTAAATGAGGTATGTATAcctaaatatatattacatattatatactAAGCCTGAGAAGGTGTACCATAGCTATGTTTTAAAGTTTCTTATAGTTATTGTCTCAGTGATTGCGGCACCATCTTGACAATTTCCTTCCAAATTTATAACAAATCATGTGTGGAGTCCACCGAATGTACACAGCTAAACTGTGTTCTTTAAACTACAGACTTTAGGTGCAGATGAGCAGATGATAAAGCTTTGGAGTGATTTCCCTGCAATTTGTTCATTCCACCAAGACCTCCACACTCAACTGGAAAGCCGCATTAAAGAGTGGTGAGACACTCAAgtcacacacctacagtacatgtatcaTCAGTTCATGTTTCTATGTTTCCCTTTTTCCCCAAATGATACcatactgtactttttactTCTCAGGGATCAGAAAGAAGGCATTGCTGACATTCTCTTGGCCAAGAAAGAagagttttcagttttcttttcctttataaGTCAGCATGATTCCAAAGTGAGGACTATGGAGCAGATGGAGAACACAGTAAGATATCACACATGCATTCTCCAGCACTTTTAAAAAGACACTACCAAACCTAAGGCCTACTCATATACTAGTTTATGAGTCGTATTGTGTATATGAATAACTGGAGTGGGATTTTATATGCAGTGTTTTACAAGAATCAGTGACCCCCTAAGCTTGTATAAGACATGGCTTTTTAACttcatactgtattataatgtttttgaCAAGGTCTATTGTTTTTTCTCTTGAAATGCACAAAAATATAAGATGGCGCACAGGTTATTGCTgtttcattttgtatttaagaGTGCCTTTATATATAACTTTCAGAAACTtagtgtctctgtctctcagcaGCTGGACATCAATGTTCTCAAACAGCAGCTGCTGCAAGTGATAGTGCGAGTCCTGCAATACAGAATGCTTCTAACAGGTAACACATTAAACTTAGCAGCTCTGTTTGTCCAAATATGTGTTAGTCATTACACACATTCCACATCTGTTAGACTCAAACTGACTACCAGCAGGAAAACCAATGCTACACAAGACCCATTATATCACAACTGTTTCTTACACCACTGTAACAATTGCTTTGGTTTCCTCTTTCATTGTGAGGCCAACCtttgctttgcctcaacaagaATACCATATATAGTgtattgtttaatatataatgtgtgttctTTGTCTGTGCCTTTGACACACCTCTCCGTTTATCTTCACTagattacaaaaataatttctcaCAACTCTCCAGAGAGTATGAGGATACACAAGGTAGGCAGCATGAACAAATAGACATCCTTTATTATGTCTATATCCAATTACTCAATTactttgaatttttatttacaaagaaaaagccatggatttataaaacatttagtaTTACTAAAAATACTTCTGTGTTTTGGACATCTATCAAAAAATTTATAAAGGTTTGTTATAACTGTTACTTTACTGTATGTCTGCTGTCCCTATTCAATTTCTCTCTTATCTCAGTAATGTGAAGGTCATTGGCCCCTTATCTTCTAGTTTCTGTGTGTTTGATTGAATAAGCGTACTAAAATACCTCGCTTCTCAGTTTCACTCAGATGTAGCATTTAAACCCGGAAGGTTGCCCATAATTCTAGTCCTATCTGTTGTTCACGGCACGTGTTGAAATCTAATCGGGTTTGTTTTTGTCGTTTTTTAATGCTCTGTCTCAGCTGCGTTGGTGATGGTCTCAGACATAGCTGATAAGGCAAAGGCCTGCCTCAAGAATGGGGTAAGTTAAATGCAATAAGTGTGTGAGACTAAGGCATTGTGTGCTGTTTGGCAGTGACATACTGTTatgatgtataatgaaataatacggcggaaaaaaaaatcaatggaacaatgtaaatatatattg of Clarias gariepinus isolate MV-2021 ecotype Netherlands chromosome 6, CGAR_prim_01v2, whole genome shotgun sequence contains these proteins:
- the LOC128526811 gene encoding FYVE, RhoGEF and PH domain-containing protein 5-like isoform X1; protein product: MSAELRECYMNPKSQIQARLLNGQSGHPVPEKSCQNQGYKPSIFSKGKANLTQGHGFNNYLKRHIKQNLRPAKSEQHLRKSHRKEVQTQWEESQLTEDVEQRREQKPRTNIKCKEGSMQWEERVQGDQEEQDSILEQGDELGCGEELAQGNGLDWQVGLEEIKGFNLTEGQDLLKLLSDSCSKAEEEIQGVKSQLHMEEEGKEVGVNGNKRSHVTHVDSRLSSKYSFHKQIVHKDGIKQNKTQTAVMLSDKTYAHEMLTDQKMLNGFYQNSSHINGLNTDDLTPERTDIISMFPELCDAGEALADADGFLDCDLFEHIEPSWKSGVEDVGDCGDTGMLPVEEDSENSSGSLSTFVEEGSDMVEEQDQKDQVKSLSFCRHSHSDPTVYSKPEREAELLSEVSDQCFTSFCSPESEVTSDEMEKYETRQNQEKTQDGSETVQAVPYELASVPPIVSMQPEEQKSQQVEEEHFVGQEGEKTDILCGQSFLAKMLEEHVYEETEPNFQTKDFLQSRKYFMTRSISVETPRLDPLNPTISGKGRLMLHPQSYYTRHNYLGDSLPALTGSLGCLSPGGPCPPAVEIPPPFELSSITRRPIRKSTPALPSDVTACNRKLDFGLKRYFLPLRFLRKTERRTDSRSVSSRSSSESSPQGSCRRLNLIRQCTESPELHRAHDSSVLSSPASLRLHKKMPRQGISTPVNNNFGSTSPNSWDMSDDLLNSLFVQPFPLSKPRSFSSPNVDSSIYENILNTNPHYENVQVRLLSPSNQNQRNQSSANDTDGYVDMSSLPGFQSISPANEQETESAYTICSPMVRSDGSVSVSVGLVSTKEEEKKASERLTVNCSRVFYLVKELLDSETQHVKTLQLLNETLGADEQMIKLWSDFPAICSFHQDLHTQLESRIKEWDQKEGIADILLAKKEEFSVFFSFISQHDSKVRTMEQMENTQLDINVLKQQLLQVIVRVLQYRMLLTDYKNNFSQLSREYEDTQAALVMVSDIADKAKACLKNGADVLRLVNIEHSVQGLKNLLQPGRVFVKEGTLMKVSRKCKQPRHLFLMSDIMLYTYPQQDGKYRLINTLALTGMEVTRHLVENTENALKIEVKDISITLLASSSIERDDWFVTLNRTVSDLGSLLIEPSGCFEVVEKSGVCLGDNAPPLVSVSQVAVCMNCPVHFSLTHRRHHCHACGKVVCRDCCRNKVPLKYMKNRRAKVCNKCYSELCKNGDAAVLVESSSRPLSTVFQNIHPTSLWKSRKGHLSFNQTTGSEGEMSGTLQRSRNSKRSWRSLWFLLKDKVLYTYPQPEERVACESLPLLGFSVKSENEGESSVFQLYHHTTLYYTFRAQDTHTAQRWVSAMEEATVL
- the LOC128526811 gene encoding FYVE, RhoGEF and PH domain-containing protein 5-like isoform X2, giving the protein MSAELRECYMNPKSQIQARLLNGQSGHPVPEKSCQNQGYKPSIFSKGKANLTQGHGFNNYLKRHIKQNLRPAKSEQHLRKSHRKEVQTQWEESQLTEDVEQRREQKPRTNIKCKEGSMQWEERVQGDQEEQDSILEQGDELGCGEELAQGNGLDWQVGLEEIKGFNLTEGQDLLKLLSDSCSKAEEEIQGVKSQLHMEEEGKEVGVNGNKRSHVTHVDSRLSSKYSFHKQIVHKDGIKQNKTQTAVMLSDKTYAHEMLTDQKMLNGFYQNSSHINGLNTDDLTPERTDIISMFPELCDAGEALADADGFLDCDLFEHIEPSWKSGVEDVGDCGDTGMLPVEEDSENSSGSLSTFVEEGSDMVEEQDQKDQVKSLSFCRHSHSDPTVYSKPEREAELLSEVSDQCFTSFCSPESEVTSDEMEKYETRQNQEKTQDGSETVQAVPYELASVPPIVSMQPEEQKSQQVEEEHFVGQEGEKTDILCGQSFLAKMLEEHVYEETEPNFQTKDFLQSRKYFMTRSISVETPRLDPLNPTISGKGRLMLHPQSYYTRHNYLGDSLPALTGSLGCLSPGGPCPPAVEIPPPFELSSITRRPIRKSTPALPSDVTACNRKLDFGLKRYFLPLRFLRKTERRTDSRSVSSRSSSESSPQGSCRRLNLIRQCTESPELHRAHDSSVLSSPASLRLHKKMPRQGISTPVNNNFGSTSPNSWDMSDDLLNSLFVQPFPLSKPRSFSSPNVDSSIYENILNTNPHYENVQVRLLSPSNQNQRNQSSANDTDGYVDMSSLPGFQSISPANEQETESAYTICSPMVRSDGSVSVSVGLVSTKEEEKKASERLTVNCSRVFYLVKELLDSETQHVKTLQLLNETLGADEQMIKLWSDFPAICSFHQDLHTQLESRIKEWDQKEGIADILLAKKEEFSVFFSFISQHDSKVRTMEQMENTLDINVLKQQLLQVIVRVLQYRMLLTDYKNNFSQLSREYEDTQAALVMVSDIADKAKACLKNGADVLRLVNIEHSVQGLKNLLQPGRVFVKEGTLMKVSRKCKQPRHLFLMSDIMLYTYPQQDGKYRLINTLALTGMEVTRHLVENTENALKIEVKDISITLLASSSIERDDWFVTLNRTVSDLGSLLIEPSGCFEVVEKSGVCLGDNAPPLVSVSQVAVCMNCPVHFSLTHRRHHCHACGKVVCRDCCRNKVPLKYMKNRRAKVCNKCYSELCKNGDAAVLVESSSRPLSTVFQNIHPTSLWKSRKGHLSFNQTTGSEGEMSGTLQRSRNSKRSWRSLWFLLKDKVLYTYPQPEERVACESLPLLGFSVKSENEGESSVFQLYHHTTLYYTFRAQDTHTAQRWVSAMEEATVL